A portion of the Streptomyces platensis genome contains these proteins:
- a CDS encoding GNAT family N-acetyltransferase: MIDATALSEKPVLTGPRVRLAPLSIRHAAAFHTSCQDPETRRLTGSHHDFTLEELQRWCAGSADRADRLDLAIEDRETGDFLGELALNEIDPPNAHGSFRIALVPDATDRGIGSEAIRLLLDYAFDRVGLHRVQLEVFDYNPRARRAYEKCGFEVEGRLREALYWDGAWHDVLVMAALRSRRGGGADMGTDVDMDSGTDTRSGTIRP; this comes from the coding sequence ATGATCGATGCCACCGCACTCTCCGAGAAGCCGGTGCTCACCGGCCCCCGGGTCCGTCTCGCCCCGCTGTCCATACGGCATGCGGCCGCCTTCCACACCTCCTGCCAGGACCCGGAGACGCGCCGGCTGACCGGCAGCCACCATGACTTCACGCTGGAGGAGTTGCAGAGGTGGTGCGCCGGCAGCGCCGACCGCGCGGACCGTCTGGACCTCGCCATCGAGGACCGCGAGACCGGTGACTTCCTCGGCGAACTCGCCCTGAACGAGATCGATCCGCCGAACGCCCACGGCAGCTTCCGGATCGCCCTGGTCCCGGACGCCACCGACCGCGGCATCGGCAGCGAGGCGATCCGCCTGCTGCTCGACTACGCCTTCGACCGGGTGGGCCTGCACCGGGTACAGCTGGAGGTCTTCGACTACAACCCGCGCGCTCGGCGCGCCTACGAAAAGTGCGGCTTCGAGGTGGAGGGCCGCCTGCGCGAGGCCCTCTACTGGGACGGCGCATGGCACGACGTACTGGTGATGGCGGCGCTTCGGTCGCGGCGGGGCGGGGGCGCGGACATGGGCACGGACGTGGACATGGACTCGGGCACCGACACGAGGTCGGGCACGATACGGCCGTGA
- a CDS encoding DinB family protein: protein MTTVSDIPERWSKAGVYPDMWADPDEDPREKDGASPEGELATLQDYLSGYRLTLRMKCDGLDPEQLARRSVPPSTMSLLGLVRHLAEVERDWRNWIVPGDPAPKLYGADDGDFEGAVAEQEVVEGAFADLEREQAATDAAFAEHRDLGARVGHDNNPVRALWVHRIEEYARHCGHADLLRECVDGRVGQ, encoded by the coding sequence ATGACCACGGTGAGCGACATACCTGAGCGGTGGAGCAAGGCCGGCGTCTACCCCGACATGTGGGCGGACCCCGATGAGGACCCTCGCGAGAAAGATGGCGCCAGTCCGGAAGGTGAGCTGGCGACCTTGCAGGACTACCTGTCGGGCTATCGACTGACCCTGCGGATGAAGTGCGACGGGTTGGACCCGGAGCAACTGGCGCGCCGCTCGGTGCCGCCGTCGACCATGTCCTTGCTGGGGCTGGTCCGCCACCTCGCCGAGGTGGAGCGGGACTGGCGCAACTGGATCGTGCCGGGAGACCCGGCACCGAAGCTGTACGGCGCGGACGACGGCGACTTCGAGGGAGCCGTAGCGGAGCAGGAGGTGGTCGAGGGCGCCTTCGCCGACCTCGAACGCGAACAGGCGGCCACCGATGCGGCGTTCGCCGAGCATCGGGATCTGGGCGCGCGGGTGGGGCACGACAACAACCCTGTCCGCGCGCTGTGGGTCCACCGGATCGAGGAGTACGCCCGCCACTGCGGTCACGCCGACCTGCTGCGGGAATGCGTGGACGGCCGGGTCGGGCAGTAG
- the dmpI gene encoding 4-oxalocrotonate tautomerase DmpI — protein sequence MPTVTVQQGPRSVELKRELVKQITDAFVDAYRIPAETVTVWIQEVPTDSWGAAGTLTADK from the coding sequence ATGCCCACAGTCACCGTGCAGCAGGGCCCGCGCAGCGTCGAGCTGAAGCGGGAGCTCGTCAAGCAGATCACCGACGCGTTCGTGGACGCGTACCGCATCCCCGCCGAGACCGTGACGGTCTGGATCCAGGAAGTCCCCACCGACAGCTGGGGCGCGGCGGGCACCCTGACCGCCGACAAGTAG
- a CDS encoding XdhC family protein has protein sequence MLDIAEELHRWVEQGREFAVATVVATNGSAPRQPGAALAVDSDGTAIGSVSGGCVEGAVYELCRQALETGEPVLERFGYSDEDAFAVGLTCGGIIDILVQPIRTSAPATTGDGGFAGERADRTAATLAAGLAAAASGEAAALARVVQGPAGLLGRALLVRADGSHTGTLGGHPALDHTAIEETRALLDAGRTTSLEIGTGFAPGEEAESEDGAQRSGSRCGQPVVLLVESSVPAPRMIVFGAIDFAAALVRVGKFLNYHVTVCDARPVFATRARFPDADEIVVDWPHRYLDAQQLDSRTVLCVLTHDAKFDVPLLERALRLPVAYVGAMGSRRTHLDRQQRLRDVGLTELELNRLRSPIGLDLGARTPEETALSIAAEIVANRRGGTGIPLTGAHTPIHHDTGRTLGRIGSVA, from the coding sequence ATGCTGGACATCGCCGAAGAGCTGCACCGGTGGGTCGAGCAGGGCCGTGAGTTCGCGGTGGCCACCGTGGTGGCCACCAACGGCAGCGCGCCCCGCCAGCCCGGGGCCGCGCTGGCCGTCGACAGTGACGGCACGGCGATCGGGTCGGTCTCCGGCGGATGTGTGGAGGGGGCGGTGTACGAACTGTGCCGACAGGCGCTGGAGACCGGTGAGCCGGTCCTGGAGCGCTTCGGCTACAGCGACGAGGACGCCTTCGCCGTGGGCCTGACCTGCGGCGGCATCATCGACATCCTCGTCCAGCCGATACGCACGAGCGCCCCCGCGACCACCGGTGACGGCGGCTTCGCGGGGGAGCGGGCGGACCGCACCGCCGCCACGCTCGCCGCCGGGCTGGCCGCCGCCGCGTCCGGAGAGGCGGCGGCGCTCGCCCGGGTCGTCCAGGGCCCCGCCGGACTCCTCGGCCGCGCCCTGCTGGTGCGCGCCGACGGCAGCCACACCGGCACCCTCGGCGGCCACCCCGCCCTCGACCACACCGCCATCGAGGAGACCCGCGCCCTGCTGGACGCCGGGCGCACCACCAGCCTGGAGATCGGCACGGGCTTCGCGCCCGGCGAGGAAGCGGAGAGCGAGGACGGCGCGCAACGGAGCGGATCGCGCTGCGGCCAGCCCGTGGTCCTGCTCGTCGAGTCCTCGGTCCCGGCGCCCCGCATGATCGTCTTCGGTGCCATCGACTTCGCCGCCGCGCTGGTCAGGGTCGGCAAGTTCCTCAACTACCACGTCACGGTGTGCGACGCCCGCCCCGTCTTCGCCACCAGGGCGCGCTTCCCGGACGCCGACGAGATCGTCGTCGACTGGCCGCACCGCTACCTGGACGCCCAGCAGCTCGACTCCCGCACGGTGCTGTGCGTGCTGACCCACGACGCCAAGTTCGACGTACCGCTGCTGGAGCGGGCGCTCCGGCTCCCGGTCGCCTACGTCGGCGCGATGGGCTCGCGCCGCACCCACCTGGACCGCCAGCAGCGGCTGCGGGACGTCGGCCTGACCGAACTCGAACTGAACCGCCTGCGCTCACCCATCGGCCTCGACCTCGGCGCCCGCACGCCGGAGGAAACCGCCCTCTCCATCGCCGCCGAAATCGTCGCCAACCGCCGCGGCGGCACCGGCATCCCGCTGACCGGCGCGCATACGCCCATCCATCACGACACGGGGCGGACGCTGGGCCGGATCGGGTCGGTGGCTTGA
- a CDS encoding GNAT family N-acetyltransferase, with protein sequence MTSEFLLARAREPWTELAAEPVEFPSSEGANVVVSPGSRLCPPWWTGIVVLGRAGVVTVPSRRAAELMAGASTLSPEELVDPDRLRAVLPVLDVLGPASLCYLDRADFLPVRGGVVVEEAVHDHDGLSALLAGAGEEDTDESGLVDITSPAFVLSESDDVVAAAGYQTWPRSVAHLSVLVAPGQRGRGLARVVASAAVAHALAAGLLPQWRARANASKCVALALGFQELGAQLSVRLGETVSPVLAGETAV encoded by the coding sequence GTGACCAGCGAATTCTTACTTGCCCGGGCCCGGGAGCCGTGGACCGAACTGGCGGCAGAACCAGTGGAATTCCCCTCCTCTGAGGGGGCGAACGTGGTGGTCTCTCCCGGCTCGCGACTGTGTCCGCCGTGGTGGACCGGGATCGTGGTCCTCGGACGAGCCGGCGTCGTCACCGTGCCGAGCAGGCGGGCTGCCGAACTGATGGCGGGCGCCAGCACGCTGTCCCCTGAGGAGCTCGTCGACCCGGATCGCCTGCGTGCAGTGCTGCCCGTCCTCGACGTACTCGGTCCTGCGTCCCTCTGCTATCTCGACCGCGCCGACTTCCTTCCTGTGCGAGGGGGCGTCGTTGTGGAGGAGGCGGTGCACGACCACGATGGGTTGTCCGCGCTCCTGGCCGGTGCTGGTGAAGAGGACACCGACGAAAGTGGCTTGGTGGACATCACCTCTCCCGCATTCGTCCTCAGCGAGTCTGACGACGTGGTGGCCGCCGCCGGGTATCAGACGTGGCCGCGGTCGGTGGCTCACCTGAGTGTGCTGGTTGCGCCGGGGCAGCGAGGGCGGGGGCTGGCGCGGGTCGTGGCGTCTGCGGCGGTGGCGCATGCGCTTGCTGCGGGGCTGCTCCCGCAATGGCGAGCGCGGGCGAATGCGTCGAAGTGTGTGGCGCTTGCCCTGGGCTTTCAGGAGTTGGGGGCTCAGCTCAGCGTCCGCCTCGGTGAGACGGTCTCACCGGTCCTGGCCGGTGAGACCGCTGTCTGA
- a CDS encoding helix-turn-helix domain-containing protein codes for MGGSGGFGVRREPGANETVDVRAALSRLRRDSGLPVAFGGLRAGAGCYRINELAGTETAVLRGLDIVRGNGLGGKAVALSRPLAVTDYSASSVISHEYDAAVAAEGLRSVLAVPVIVRRRVRGVLYGALRRPVRLGDRPLSAAMEVARELEQALLLQDEAARLLSVSRQPTADDPARWEEVREAHGELRGLAQQVGDPLLRQQLLAACGRLVTASSPRPGTDGPAPALAPRELDVLACVASGATNAEVAERLGLRPETVKSYLRSVMRKLGAHTRLQAVIAARRVGVLP; via the coding sequence ATGGGGGGAAGCGGAGGTTTCGGCGTGCGGCGCGAGCCGGGGGCGAACGAGACGGTGGACGTACGGGCGGCGCTGTCGCGGCTGCGGCGGGACAGCGGGCTGCCGGTGGCGTTCGGCGGTCTGCGGGCCGGTGCGGGGTGCTATCGCATCAATGAGCTGGCCGGTACGGAGACCGCGGTGCTGCGCGGCCTGGACATCGTGCGGGGCAACGGGCTGGGCGGGAAGGCCGTGGCACTGTCCCGCCCGCTCGCGGTGACCGACTACAGCGCCTCATCGGTGATCAGCCATGAGTACGACGCGGCGGTGGCCGCCGAGGGGCTGCGCTCGGTGCTCGCCGTACCGGTGATCGTCCGGCGCCGGGTGCGCGGCGTGCTGTACGGGGCGCTGCGCCGCCCGGTACGGCTCGGCGACCGCCCGCTCTCGGCGGCCATGGAGGTGGCACGGGAACTGGAGCAGGCCCTACTGCTCCAGGACGAGGCCGCACGGCTGCTGTCCGTGTCACGCCAACCCACCGCCGACGACCCGGCCCGCTGGGAAGAGGTCCGCGAGGCACACGGCGAGCTGCGCGGCCTGGCCCAGCAGGTCGGCGACCCCCTGCTGCGACAGCAGCTCCTGGCGGCATGCGGACGCCTCGTGACGGCCTCCTCCCCTCGCCCCGGCACGGACGGCCCGGCCCCCGCCCTCGCACCACGCGAACTGGACGTACTGGCCTGCGTCGCGTCCGGCGCCACCAACGCGGAGGTGGCGGAGCGCCTGGGCCTCCGCCCGGAAACCGTGAAGAGCTATCTCCGCTCCGTCATGCGGAAGCTGGGCGCCCACACCCGCCTCCAGGCGGTAATCGCGGCGCGGCGGGTGGGGGTGCTGCCGTAG
- a CDS encoding xanthine dehydrogenase family protein molybdopterin-binding subunit, translating to MTGTPPRAATAPGRTPTNLTQGGQTKAGIGESTLRPDGTLKVTGEFAYSSDMWHEDMLWGFTLRSTVAHAEIRSIDTAEALATPGVYSVLTYDDLPTDVKNYGLEIQDTPVLAHGKVRHHGEPVALVAADHPETARRAAAKIKIDYAELPVVTDEASATAEGAPLIHENRTDHHIGHVPHPNIVHRQPIIRGDADEAAKKADVIVSGEYVFGMQDQAFLGPESGLAVPGEDGGVDLYVATQWLHSDLRQIAPVLGLPEEKVRMTLSGVGGAFGGREDLSMQIHACLLALRTGKPVKIVYNRFESFFGHVHRHPAKLWYEHGATKDGKLTHLKCRIVLDGGAYASASPAVVGNASSLAVGPYAVEDVDIEAIALYSNNPPCGAMRGFGAVQACFAYEAQMDKVAKKLGMDPVEFRQLNAMEQGTLMPTGQPVDSPAPVAELLRRVKAMPLPPEQQWLTAGAGADVRALPGGLSNTTHGEGVVRGVGYAVGIKNVGFSEGFDDYSTARVRMEVVGGEPVATVHTAMAEVGQGGVTVHAQIARTELGVQQVTIQPADTQVGSAGSTSASRQTYVTGGAVKNTCEHVREQVLELGRRKFGTYHPAWATAELLLEGGKVVTDGGEVLATLADVLEDAAVDLELEWRHRPTEPFDLRTGQGNGHVQYSFAAHRAVVEVDTELGLVKVIELACAQDVGKALNPLSVVGQIQGGTTQGLGVAVMEEIIVDPKTAKVRNPSFTDYLIPTILDTPTIPVDVLELADEHAPYGLRGIGEAPTLSSTPAVLAAIRNATGLELNKTPVRPEHLTGT from the coding sequence ATGACCGGCACACCGCCACGAGCCGCTACCGCTCCGGGCCGTACCCCCACCAACCTCACCCAGGGCGGCCAGACCAAGGCCGGTATCGGCGAGTCCACGCTGCGGCCCGACGGCACCCTCAAGGTGACCGGCGAATTCGCCTACTCCTCGGACATGTGGCACGAGGACATGCTCTGGGGTTTCACCCTGCGCTCCACCGTCGCGCATGCCGAGATCAGGTCGATCGACACCGCCGAGGCCCTCGCGACCCCGGGCGTCTACTCCGTTCTGACCTACGACGACCTGCCCACCGACGTGAAGAACTACGGCCTGGAGATCCAGGACACCCCGGTTCTCGCGCACGGCAAGGTGCGCCACCACGGGGAGCCGGTGGCGCTGGTCGCCGCCGACCACCCGGAGACCGCGCGCCGCGCGGCTGCCAAGATCAAGATCGACTACGCCGAGCTGCCGGTCGTCACCGACGAGGCCTCCGCCACCGCCGAGGGCGCCCCGCTGATCCACGAGAACCGCACCGACCACCACATCGGGCACGTACCGCACCCGAACATCGTCCACCGTCAGCCGATCATCCGCGGCGACGCCGACGAGGCCGCCAAGAAGGCCGATGTCATCGTCTCCGGCGAGTATGTCTTCGGCATGCAGGACCAGGCCTTCCTCGGCCCGGAGTCCGGGCTCGCGGTGCCCGGCGAGGACGGCGGTGTCGATCTCTACGTCGCCACCCAGTGGCTGCACTCCGACCTCCGCCAGATCGCCCCGGTCCTCGGCCTGCCCGAGGAGAAGGTGCGGATGACGCTGTCCGGCGTCGGCGGCGCGTTCGGCGGCCGCGAGGACCTGTCGATGCAGATCCACGCCTGCCTGCTGGCGCTGCGCACCGGCAAGCCCGTCAAGATCGTCTACAACCGGTTCGAGTCCTTCTTCGGACATGTCCACCGGCACCCGGCGAAGCTCTGGTACGAGCACGGCGCCACCAAGGACGGCAAGCTCACCCACCTCAAGTGCCGCATCGTGCTGGACGGCGGCGCCTACGCGTCCGCCTCCCCGGCCGTGGTCGGCAACGCCTCCTCGCTCGCCGTCGGCCCGTATGCCGTCGAGGACGTCGATATCGAGGCCATCGCGCTCTACTCCAACAACCCGCCCTGCGGCGCGATGCGCGGCTTCGGCGCGGTCCAGGCGTGCTTCGCCTACGAGGCGCAGATGGACAAGGTCGCCAAGAAGCTGGGCATGGACCCGGTCGAGTTCCGGCAGCTCAACGCCATGGAGCAGGGCACGCTCATGCCCACGGGCCAGCCGGTCGACTCCCCGGCCCCGGTCGCCGAACTCCTCCGCCGCGTCAAGGCGATGCCGCTCCCGCCGGAGCAGCAGTGGCTGACGGCCGGTGCGGGCGCCGATGTCCGGGCACTGCCCGGCGGCCTGTCCAACACCACCCATGGCGAGGGCGTGGTCCGCGGTGTCGGCTACGCCGTCGGCATCAAGAACGTCGGCTTCTCCGAGGGCTTCGACGACTACTCCACCGCCCGGGTGCGGATGGAGGTCGTCGGCGGCGAGCCGGTCGCCACGGTCCACACCGCGATGGCGGAGGTCGGCCAGGGCGGCGTCACCGTCCACGCCCAGATCGCCCGTACGGAGCTTGGGGTCCAGCAGGTCACCATCCAGCCGGCCGACACCCAGGTGGGCTCGGCGGGTTCGACCTCCGCCTCCCGTCAGACGTACGTCACCGGCGGCGCGGTCAAGAACACCTGTGAGCACGTCCGCGAGCAGGTGCTCGAACTCGGGCGGCGCAAGTTCGGTACGTACCACCCGGCGTGGGCCACCGCCGAACTCCTGCTGGAGGGCGGCAAGGTCGTCACCGACGGCGGTGAGGTGCTGGCCACCCTGGCGGACGTCCTGGAGGACGCGGCGGTCGATCTGGAGCTGGAGTGGCGGCACCGCCCGACCGAGCCCTTCGACCTGCGGACCGGCCAGGGCAACGGCCATGTCCAGTACTCCTTCGCCGCCCACCGCGCGGTCGTCGAGGTGGACACCGAACTCGGCCTGGTCAAGGTCATCGAGCTGGCCTGCGCCCAGGACGTCGGCAAGGCGCTCAACCCGCTGTCCGTGGTCGGCCAGATCCAGGGCGGTACCACCCAGGGCCTGGGCGTGGCGGTGATGGAGGAGATCATCGTCGACCCCAAGACCGCGAAGGTGCGCAACCCGTCCTTCACGGACTACCTCATCCCCACGATTCTCGACACGCCGACCATCCCGGTCGATGTGCTCGAACTCGCCGACGAGCACGCCCCCTACGGGCTGCGCGGTATCGGCGAGGCCCCCACCCTGTCGTCCACCCCGGCCGTCCTCGCGGCGATCCGGAACGCGACCGGGCTGGAGCTCAACAAGACGCCGGTGCGGCCCGAGCACCTCACCGGCACATAG
- a CDS encoding GNAT family N-acetyltransferase, whose product MTSDDDARATTAIRDIPEADLDQALDLVHLAFHLKSAEKTREYYRRTLRACTRIGAYDDGRLSGVAGAHRVTLTVPGGQLPCAALDFVSVAPTHRRRGILTGMLDELWRRCAAEERPVSCLWASESAIYGRFGYGAATESYRIEIDSSRPLAVRITPDSRPLRLLDPADAPTVLAPRYDATLPQRAGRFLRDAAWWREHVLDLDGSRGGDDRDGFGAARVVALGDPGETPAGYAVYRTRGPGENRPGAVLVDELEAESAPVAAALWSYLASIDLTSTVRIPARPADDPLLHLAADRDQVRVTGQEPSLWLRLVDVRAALTARSWAAPVDLVLDLCDPALPANAGRFRLTAGPDGATWHPTTDAPDLSLDVRELASCYLGATPLRHFVHAGLATEHTPDAARHLDAALATEWLPFTGENY is encoded by the coding sequence GTGACCAGTGACGACGACGCGCGCGCGACCACGGCCATCCGGGACATCCCCGAGGCCGACCTCGACCAGGCCCTGGACCTGGTCCACCTCGCCTTCCATCTCAAGTCCGCCGAGAAGACCCGCGAGTACTACCGCAGGACCCTGCGCGCCTGCACCCGTATCGGTGCCTACGACGACGGACGGCTGAGCGGGGTGGCCGGCGCGCACCGCGTCACCCTCACCGTGCCCGGCGGCCAACTCCCCTGCGCTGCACTGGACTTCGTCTCCGTCGCGCCCACGCACCGGCGCCGCGGAATCCTCACCGGGATGCTGGACGAGCTCTGGCGCCGCTGCGCCGCCGAGGAGCGGCCGGTGTCCTGCCTCTGGGCGTCCGAGAGCGCCATCTACGGCCGCTTCGGCTACGGCGCCGCCACCGAGTCGTACCGCATCGAGATCGACTCCTCGCGCCCGCTCGCGGTCCGGATCACCCCCGACAGCCGCCCGCTGCGGCTGCTCGACCCGGCCGACGCGCCCACCGTGCTCGCCCCGCGCTACGACGCGACCCTGCCGCAGCGCGCCGGCCGCTTCCTCCGCGACGCGGCGTGGTGGCGCGAGCATGTGCTGGACCTGGACGGGTCGCGCGGCGGCGACGACCGGGACGGCTTCGGCGCGGCGCGGGTGGTGGCGCTGGGCGACCCGGGCGAGACACCCGCCGGCTATGCCGTCTACCGCACCCGCGGCCCGGGCGAGAACCGCCCCGGAGCGGTCCTCGTCGACGAACTGGAAGCGGAGTCCGCCCCCGTGGCCGCCGCCCTGTGGTCGTACCTCGCCTCGATCGACCTCACCTCGACGGTACGCATCCCGGCCCGCCCCGCCGATGACCCGCTCCTGCACCTCGCCGCCGACCGCGACCAGGTACGCGTCACCGGCCAGGAACCCTCCCTGTGGCTCCGGCTCGTCGACGTCCGCGCCGCGCTGACCGCCCGTTCCTGGGCGGCCCCCGTCGACCTCGTCCTCGACCTGTGCGACCCCGCCCTCCCGGCCAACGCGGGCCGCTTCCGCCTGACCGCCGGCCCCGACGGCGCCACCTGGCACCCCACCACCGACGCCCCCGACCTCTCCCTGGACGTAAGGGAGTTGGCCTCCTGCTACCTCGGCGCCACCCCCCTGCGCCACTTCGTCCACGCCGGCCTCGCCACCGAACACACCCCGGACGCGGCCCGCCACCTGGACGCCGCGTTGGCGACCGAGTGGCTGCCGTTCACCGGGGAGAACTACTGA
- a CDS encoding LysR family transcriptional regulator produces MELRQVRYFVTVAQELHFGRAAERLHIVQSAVSQQIRRLERELKAELFDRSARQVRLTAVGERFLPEARALLAAEERARAAVAELTGGRGATLRLGTSTGLGAHLDRVLDTLARLAPETRVELVAVRARDRLDRVVAGELDAAFLRGEPDDTGRDGLRFVPLWQDPLVAVVPARHPMAAAPGPVALADLGPLPLVLTARRNNRALVDLVVNACHDAGFVPVPGPAYGSLDDTLTAIGARGPADGLWTVVYASHARRLSTPRVAFRPFRDPGMELTTSLAVRWTDPPAGVDPLLRACAAPDGSEALDLDR; encoded by the coding sequence GTGGAGCTGCGGCAGGTGCGGTACTTCGTCACGGTGGCGCAGGAGCTGCATTTCGGGCGGGCGGCGGAGCGGCTGCATATCGTCCAGTCGGCGGTGAGCCAGCAGATCCGGCGGCTGGAGCGGGAGTTGAAGGCCGAGCTGTTCGACCGGTCGGCCCGCCAGGTGCGGCTGACGGCTGTCGGCGAGCGGTTCCTGCCGGAGGCGCGGGCGCTGCTCGCCGCCGAGGAGCGGGCCCGTGCCGCCGTCGCCGAGCTGACCGGCGGACGGGGTGCCACCCTGCGCCTGGGGACGAGCACGGGTCTGGGCGCCCACCTGGACCGGGTGCTGGACACACTGGCCCGGCTCGCCCCGGAGACCCGGGTGGAGCTGGTGGCCGTACGGGCCCGGGACCGGCTCGACCGGGTGGTGGCCGGGGAGCTGGACGCCGCGTTCCTCCGTGGTGAGCCGGATGACACCGGCCGGGACGGGCTGCGCTTCGTCCCGCTGTGGCAGGACCCGCTGGTGGCGGTCGTCCCGGCCCGGCATCCCATGGCGGCCGCACCCGGCCCGGTCGCGCTCGCCGACCTCGGGCCCCTCCCGCTGGTGCTGACCGCGCGCCGCAACAACCGGGCCCTGGTCGACCTGGTCGTCAACGCTTGCCACGACGCCGGCTTCGTCCCCGTACCGGGCCCCGCCTATGGCTCGTTGGACGACACCCTGACCGCGATCGGCGCCCGCGGCCCGGCGGACGGACTGTGGACCGTCGTCTATGCCTCGCACGCCCGCCGGCTGAGCACTCCCCGGGTCGCCTTCCGCCCGTTCCGCGACCCGGGCATGGAGCTCACCACCTCCCTCGCGGTGCGGTGGACCGACCCGCCCGCCGGGGTGGATCCGCTGCTGCGGGCCTGTGCGGCGCCGGACGGGAGCGAGGCGCTCGATCTCGATCGGTGA
- a CDS encoding NCS2 family permease: MTQQSTEPRTTAEDAGAGSRQPAGRSWLDRYFHISDRGSTVAQEVRGGITTFMAMCYILLLNPLILSTPDVEKHTLAHAGVVTATALAAAVSTLLMGFIGKVPLALAAGLNVSAALTAQVVPNMTWPQAMGMCVVYGVVICLLVVTGLREMIMNAIPLALKHAITMGIGMFVALLGLVKAGFVGKGEGGPVTLGLNGQLAGWPVLFFCVTLLLIFMLQARKVPGAILIGIVVGSVLSIAATRIGGLTAKDWGGTPPDLTGSAVAMPDFGLFGHVEFGGWGSIGALSVGMIVFTLVLAGFFDAMATIIGVGTEAKLADDKGRMPGLSKALFVDGAGGAIGGITGSSGQTVFIESASGVGEGARTGLSSVITGLFFAACLFFTPLTQLVPAQVASAALVVIGSMMMSAAGQVDWRDRSVSIPVFLTVALMPFTYSITAGVGAGVISYAAIKAAQGKWREVGGFMWVLTAVFTVYFSLHPIEQWLGVK, translated from the coding sequence ATGACCCAGCAGTCCACCGAGCCGAGGACGACGGCGGAAGACGCGGGCGCCGGCTCACGTCAGCCCGCCGGCCGCTCCTGGCTCGACCGGTACTTCCACATATCCGACAGAGGATCGACGGTCGCGCAAGAGGTGCGCGGAGGCATCACCACCTTCATGGCGATGTGCTACATCCTCCTGCTCAACCCGCTGATCCTCTCGACACCGGACGTGGAGAAGCACACCCTCGCGCATGCCGGCGTGGTCACCGCGACCGCGCTCGCCGCGGCGGTCTCCACGCTGCTGATGGGCTTCATCGGCAAGGTGCCGCTGGCGCTCGCGGCCGGTCTGAACGTCTCCGCCGCGCTGACCGCCCAGGTCGTCCCGAACATGACCTGGCCGCAGGCCATGGGGATGTGTGTGGTCTACGGCGTGGTCATCTGCCTGCTGGTGGTGACCGGGCTGCGCGAAATGATCATGAACGCCATCCCGCTCGCGCTCAAGCACGCGATCACCATGGGCATCGGGATGTTCGTCGCGCTGCTGGGGCTGGTGAAGGCCGGTTTCGTGGGCAAGGGGGAGGGCGGCCCGGTCACCCTCGGCCTCAACGGGCAGCTGGCCGGCTGGCCGGTCCTGTTCTTCTGTGTGACGCTGCTGCTGATCTTCATGCTCCAGGCCCGCAAGGTGCCCGGCGCCATCCTCATCGGCATCGTCGTCGGCAGCGTGCTGTCCATCGCCGCCACCAGGATCGGCGGGCTGACGGCCAAGGACTGGGGCGGCACGCCCCCGGACCTGACCGGCAGTGCCGTCGCGATGCCCGACTTCGGCCTCTTCGGCCATGTGGAGTTCGGCGGCTGGGGCTCCATCGGCGCACTCAGCGTCGGCATGATCGTCTTCACCCTGGTGCTGGCCGGCTTCTTCGACGCCATGGCCACCATCATCGGCGTCGGCACCGAGGCCAAGCTCGCCGACGACAAGGGCCGGATGCCGGGCCTGTCCAAGGCGCTGTTCGTGGACGGCGCGGGCGGTGCCATCGGCGGTATCACCGGCTCGTCCGGTCAGACCGTGTTCATCGAGTCGGCGAGCGGTGTCGGCGAGGGGGCCCGGACCGGCCTGTCGTCCGTCATCACCGGCCTGTTCTTCGCGGCCTGCCTGTTCTTCACGCCGCTCACCCAGCTCGTCCCGGCCCAGGTGGCCTCGGCCGCCCTCGTCGTCATCGGCTCGATGATGATGAGCGCCGCCGGTCAGGTGGACTGGCGCGACCGCTCGGTGTCCATCCCGGTCTTCCTGACCGTGGCCCTGATGCCGTTCACCTACAGCATCACCGCGGGCGTCGGCGCCGGTGTCATCTCCTACGCCGCCATCAAGGCGGCGCAGGGCAAGTGGCGCGAGGTCGGCGGCTTCATGTGGGTGCTGACCGCCGTCTTCACCGTCTACTTCTCGCTCCATCCGATCGAGCAGTGGCTGGGCGTCAAGTAA